The window aaattaatattactacatattttaaaaatcgaacagttgaattatatattttttacactcttaatacacatgtcaaattttgtgttaatcggatattatttactatatagtctataaatttatattttatacataattttaaattacacaaacttgaaattttaacaatttattgataacataactattgatctttaattttataaaatttttacaagtatagaagatataaaaaaaatgaaatccaattgtaaatttatcaaaattcacattcaataaaaaaatattaaaaaaattgtaattttaagttacaactaattttaaaattaaatattatcattttaaattttgacacaAACATGGACGTGTTACATACACGATTGTCTCTAGGCCCACAAAAGAGTACCGTCTTGTTGACCCATGGACCGATTTTATAAGACAAAGGTTTTCGGTTCAAGTGTCGATTTGGGTGTTTTGTCACTCATCTACAGGTTTGACCAAATTTATCGATGATTTATGCTCACTCGATTAGTCGACAACCTATATGTCGACAGTCGGCAATGGTTTCAATTCCCTAAAATTTTGATGGATCACATATGTGACACATATGGCATCCCTCAAAGTTTTGGGGCGTGTCTAGAGCTcttcaaggggaaaaaaatatttaaaaaaaattgaaggtgTTTTTAAACAACTTTCTCAAAGAGCTTTATGGATTGCCAAAAGTTGAAATTGTTATAAAACCCAAAACCTGAGCTTTATCATTAAAGCTCTTTTTTCAGGAAGACTAAATGAGCATACCGAAAAATCTgtccaactaaaaattatttcgttAAAACTCAAATTCATACATTaataccaccaaaaaaaaaaaaaaaaaaaaagaactcttgGTGTGCTAATGCAAACATCCTGTTATATAATTCTACAaaatccaatattttttttcactgagatttttttatttatttacataacatatgtaTGATGAACTGATCAACTATATAAGAGTCTCTAGCTCTCCTAactttgttatattattattattataacatgGATTCACCTTAACCAGTAGagtgtatatttataattatctATATACACACTCAAGTGCACATATAATGATATAAGTACGTTCAACACTGGCAAAATTTGAccaaagaaaatgtttttttttttgactggaTAAGGATAGAAGTGTTTCATTTGATTTCTCCGAACTTACATTATTCAAAAGTTTGAACAAAATGAATTTGGCTCTGGTTGAAAatttgaccaatgaaaagatcCAATGCAATTGGCAATTTGGCAGTATTAAATCCAACTAGTAAAGCTGCCGTGCAATGTATGGataattttatgatattttatgTCGGACGGTTTTGGATaatgttgtacatatattataaagaaaaagtaaactaaattagagtaaaaaaatatatgcattttgagatattaaaaattagtttagtagttttattgtatatttgtagcctgataaaattattattaattttttaaattatgaaatcaaaaataaacgcaaaaagtAACGGgaccatgaaaatcaactaatttgtgttgtgtttacATATTTTATACCATAAATTGAAAGTATGTCCAATTCTCTCATGGTCTTTCTACTCATCGATAGTGCAACATTAAGACATGATGTGGGCAAATGTGTATTCATgtgtcttatagatgatttaaaattaaactatGGTAGAATATGACTTTATATTCCGtaccaaatattctctctacttatacacccaaaacaaaaactatccaaccaaattaccCAAACCTAAATTATACTTAAGCccctaatttttaaaagaaaaaagaaaaaaaaattactcatgGGTTTCGGTGTCTTAATGGTGGTGGGAGGCCAATGTAATAGAGGTGGTGACCTCTcagattcctctttctctctcttcaaatattttgtcggtttcaagttttttattttggtaatatatagtgaaacaatgtgttttatttaacaatctataacatttttgtgtctctcaatctctcttcaGGGCCTTTATgtggttagttattactattagtccttaGTATATCAAAAGacatgaaaaatagaaaaatgtgtgGTATAAGATTAGACAATTAATGAGATATTAAtaagataacaataaaataagttaatatgaACTTTTgggtaatagtaaaaaaaaacttaatgaaagaggtaaaaaaaaaaaaaaaaaaagctaaatgcaaaattagagcgcCACTTGGTAGTATCTCATGCTTTTCCAAATGAGGtctctacttatatatatatatatatatatatatatatattgattgattgatttcaaAATGAGTTTGgcttttgttcaaaaaaaaaaaaataataataaaaaaaaagcaaattacAGTCATCTCTCTTGAGGTTTGAGGAAATGACATTCCCCCCAAAcctgaaggaaaaaaatatttttctcccttGACATTCATTTGACCAAACTctgttaaattaaaattaaagatgTATCTTAATTTGCCCTTTGGTTAAGGGTAGATTTCCAAAATTACCCTCTATTTATCCTTAAAAGTTTTACTAAacccaaaattaattttcaccCATGTTTGTCTCATAAATTTTGATGCAAAGCATTGGTGAGAGGtgcaattaaaaaattcaagaatttgcaaacttttttattttttttgagaaaccaagaATTTGCAAACTTATATAATATCAATTGGTAAGGTGTGACTAAAAGCGACTAAGCAACATGTTTTATAATatgctcttttcattttgatttttttttttttttaaaatgtgaatgctctttttACTAACCATggtaaaattttggtaaaaaaaaatttgataaaaatttggAATATTATGTTACCAATATTAatgaaggggggggggggggggggggagagtgtcattttcttcaaatctcaAAGGAGGGGAGTGTTTTTTCCTTACATATTTAGGAGTGAGTGACATTCTCCCAAACCTTAAAGGAGGGAagtgtaatttaaaaaaaaaaaaaaatttcagcaaaGGGGAGGCTTTAGATTTGGGccttttaaatcaaaatttccCCTTTAGGCCTACAAATAATGGTCTAGATATGTATTTGGGTCAATTCTAGCCCTGACAAGAAAGTCCAAATCCGAAAAACCTAAGACTAACCAAAATTCTCATTGATAATGGATTGGGCTTCAATGAACCCATTTATCTTTAGTTTTggttaaaaagggaaaaacccaaaattcatttcaaacggattggtgggttttgagtttaaaaGATAGAGGCAGTTCCAGTAAACTTGGGAGggaaacacaaacaaatctcTCAAAGCAAagtccgaaaaaaaaaaatcacccatTTTTTAGGCAAGCTTTACATGGTATGAACTCTACCTTACGTTTTTGTATAGTTGTTGATGTGTAAAAGTTAATTCTACAACTTTTTTTATTGCACACCACCTGTTTGTTAAAATGCCTCTTTAATGCAGTTTCCTCGGctttgttcttcattttcttgtaaaTATTACTGTATGTATAAAGACTTGCTATTCTGTACATTGGAATGatcttatatataaatttaaagtaATGGGTCTCTATGTTTCTTTGACGCTATGTAGATGCTAGTCTGAGTAGGAGCAATGAGGCTTCTGGGGTTGCCAATTGTTTGCAAAGCACATGCTATACTTCAAAGCATGAACGTTGCTGAAGTCATTTCATCGTTTTCGACAATTATAGGTAACTTGTTATATGCCAGCTTGAAAGCTATCTTCAAGGTGTATAAACCATTGTATATCAAGGTGCTTTGATAGTTGCTTACAACAGAAAATTCAgatgaatttgatattttttctgTAAAGTATCAGTTCTAGGATTTTGAGACTTAAAGTGGTTTCTTTGTTACAGACTCCATCAAATGGTCCTACCTCTCGACAGGgagatggggggggggggggggggggagatttTTCTTCATGCATCAGgaatagtttaatttattttgagctGTTTAAGTGGCTGCACTTCCAGGACCTGGAGTGCTCAATTAATGTGTTCTTGTTAAATGGGCTACAACACAAAGCCTCAAAAACTGATGTGATTTCGTGTGTCTGTCTATTTAATCATTAGGCTCTAAATTTCATAAACTAAGctatcccaaaaaagaaaaaaaaaatctcttatatAAGTTATTAATAATCCTTCATGTATTGCTTTTGTCATGAATAACTTGAGACATCCATAACTTGTAACAGGTAAATCTGCTGGAAGATTACAGTCTTGTGTAGAATATTCTTCTTCCACTGCTGCTAATAAAGACACTGACAGGGAGATTGGAAAAATGACATTGGCGGAGAACTTAGCCTGTCTTGTTGAAGAATCTTCTTGTGTTAACGAGAGAAAACCCAAGAGTCGAATGGAGCTCAAGAGGTCTTTTGAACTCCGCATAAAGAAGAGGGTGAAGGAGCAATACATGAATCAGAAGTTTCAAGACCTAATGGCCAAAGTGATTGCCAATCCAGAAACTCTTCAGGATGCTTACAATTGTATAAGGCTAAACTCAAATGTAGATACATCATTAGATTATGACAGAACCCCATTTGAATCCATTGCTGAAGAGCTTTGTAGTGGGAGTTTTGATGTCAATGCCAATACCTTCTCTATCTCAACAAAGGGTGCAAGGAAAGAAACCCTTGTCCTCCCCAATCTAAAGTTGAAAGTTGTTCAGGAAGCCATCAGAATAGTTCTAGAAGTTGTTTACAAACCCCACTTTTCTAAGATTTCTCATGGTTGTCGAAGTGGGAGGGGACACTCCTCGGCATTGAAGTACATCAGCAAAGAGATCTCTAGAACTGATTGGTGGTTTACATTATGCATAAATAAAAAGCTGGATGCTTGCATTCTTGCCAAGCTCAAATCAATAATGGAGGACAAGATAGAAGATCCCAGCTTGCATGCTATCATTTGGAGCATGTTTGATTCCCAGGTACTCAATTTGGAGTTTGGGGGTTTTCCTAAAGGCCATGGTCTGCCACAAGAGGGAGTTTTGTCTCCAATactaataaatatatatcttGACCTCTTTGACCGTGAATTTTACAGATTGTCAATGAAATATGAAGCTCTAAATCCATGTTTTCATACTGATCAAGATGAGTCCTATTCCAAGCTGCGCAGTTGGTTTAGGAGACAGCTGAAAGGCAATGATCTCAACTGCAAAAGTGAAGAGAATGTTAGTCTACGAGTTCATTGTTGTCGCTTCATGGATGAGATATTTTTTGCGGTCTCTGGTTCCAAAGATGTTGCTCTTGGTTTTAAGTCTGAGATTCTTAATTACTTGCAGAATTCTTTGCACTTGGATGTTGACAATGAAACAGAAATATTACCATGTGAGGGACCTCAGGGGATTCGCTTTCTGGGCTATTTGGTTAGAAGAAGAGTTAGAGAAAGTCCTGCTGTAAAAGCCATTCACAAGTTAAAGGAAAAGGttgaattattttctttacaaaaagAAGAGGCGTGGAATGCCGGGACTGTTAGGATTGGTAAGAAATGGCTAGGTCATGGTTTGAAGAAGGTTAAAGAGTCTGAAATCAAGCATTTAGCTGACAGTAAGTCTGTTTTGAGCCAAGTTTCCTGTTTTCGTAAAGCTGGGATGGAAACTGATCATTGGTACAAGCTCTTACTGAAGATATGGATGCAAGATGTTAGAGCCAAAGCAGCAAAGAGCGAGGAAATTATCCTTTCTAAGTATGTTGCAGAACCATCTCTTCCTCAAGAGCTGAAGGACTCCTTTTATGAATTTCAGAGGCGTGCTAAAGAATATGTTTCATCTGAGACATCTTCTACTCTCGCTCTCTTGCCGAATTCTAGCTCTAACAAATCTGACACAATCACAGAGATTATTGCTCCTGTTAATGCTATAAAAAAGAGGCTTTTACGATATGGATTGGCTACATATGAAGGGTATGCCCGTACAACTTCTCTGCTTATTTTACAAGATAACACCCAGATTATTGACTGGTTTTCAGGTATTGTTTGCCGTTGGCTTAGATGGTATTGTGAATGTGATAATTTTAGTGAGGTAAAGCTCTTAATTTCTGATCAACTTAGGAAATCTTGCATTCGTACTCTAGCGGCAAAATACCGGATATATGAAAATGATATAGAAAAGCGATTTGACTCAGAATTGAGTAGGATTCCATCTACTGAAGAAATAGAGCAAGAGATGGCCAATGAGACATCAGATACCCAAGCTTTTGATAATGATGAGGCTTTAATGTATGGGATATCTTATAGTGGTTTGTCTTTACTTTCCCTAGCAAGAGTGGTGAGCGAGTCACGGCCTTGCAATTGTTTTGTTATGGGATGTCCGTCTCCAGCACCATGTGTATATACACTTCATGTGATGGAAAGGCAGAAGTTCCCAGGCTGGAAGACAGGGTTCTCAAGCTGTATTCATCCCAGCTTGAATAGAAGGCGGATTGGGTTGTGTAAGCAGCATTTAAAAGATTTGTATCTTGGTCAAATATCACTTCAGTCCATTGA of the Quercus robur chromosome 10, dhQueRobu3.1, whole genome shotgun sequence genome contains:
- the LOC126702719 gene encoding nuclear intron maturase 4, mitochondrial isoform X1 yields the protein MRLLGLPIVCKAHAILQSMNVAEVISSFSTIIGKSAGRLQSCVEYSSSTAANKDTDREIGKMTLAENLACLVEESSCVNERKPKSRMELKRSFELRIKKRVKEQYMNQKFQDLMAKVIANPETLQDAYNCIRLNSNVDTSLDYDRTPFESIAEELCSGSFDVNANTFSISTKGARKETLVLPNLKLKVVQEAIRIVLEVVYKPHFSKISHGCRSGRGHSSALKYISKEISRTDWWFTLCINKKLDACILAKLKSIMEDKIEDPSLHAIIWSMFDSQVLNLEFGGFPKGHGLPQEGVLSPILINIYLDLFDREFYRLSMKYEALNPCFHTDQDESYSKLRSWFRRQLKGNDLNCKSEENVSLRVHCCRFMDEIFFAVSGSKDVALGFKSEILNYLQNSLHLDVDNETEILPCEGPQGIRFLGYLVRRRVRESPAVKAIHKLKEKVELFSLQKEEAWNAGTVRIGKKWLGHGLKKVKESEIKHLADSKSVLSQVSCFRKAGMETDHWYKLLLKIWMQDVRAKAAKSEEIILSKYVAEPSLPQELKDSFYEFQRRAKEYVSSETSSTLALLPNSSSNKSDTITEIIAPVNAIKKRLLRYGLATYEGYARTTSLLILQDNTQIIDWFSGIVCRWLRWYCECDNFSEVKLLISDQLRKSCIRTLAAKYRIYENDIEKRFDSELSRIPSTEEIEQEMANETSDTQAFDNDEALMYGISYSGLSLLSLARVVSESRPCNCFVMGCPSPAPCVYTLHVMERQKFPGWKTGFSSCIHPSLNRRRIGLCKQHLKDLYLGQISLQSIDFGAWK
- the LOC126702719 gene encoding nuclear intron maturase 4, mitochondrial isoform X2; this encodes MTLAENLACLVEESSCVNERKPKSRMELKRSFELRIKKRVKEQYMNQKFQDLMAKVIANPETLQDAYNCIRLNSNVDTSLDYDRTPFESIAEELCSGSFDVNANTFSISTKGARKETLVLPNLKLKVVQEAIRIVLEVVYKPHFSKISHGCRSGRGHSSALKYISKEISRTDWWFTLCINKKLDACILAKLKSIMEDKIEDPSLHAIIWSMFDSQVLNLEFGGFPKGHGLPQEGVLSPILINIYLDLFDREFYRLSMKYEALNPCFHTDQDESYSKLRSWFRRQLKGNDLNCKSEENVSLRVHCCRFMDEIFFAVSGSKDVALGFKSEILNYLQNSLHLDVDNETEILPCEGPQGIRFLGYLVRRRVRESPAVKAIHKLKEKVELFSLQKEEAWNAGTVRIGKKWLGHGLKKVKESEIKHLADSKSVLSQVSCFRKAGMETDHWYKLLLKIWMQDVRAKAAKSEEIILSKYVAEPSLPQELKDSFYEFQRRAKEYVSSETSSTLALLPNSSSNKSDTITEIIAPVNAIKKRLLRYGLATYEGYARTTSLLILQDNTQIIDWFSGIVCRWLRWYCECDNFSEVKLLISDQLRKSCIRTLAAKYRIYENDIEKRFDSELSRIPSTEEIEQEMANETSDTQAFDNDEALMYGISYSGLSLLSLARVVSESRPCNCFVMGCPSPAPCVYTLHVMERQKFPGWKTGFSSCIHPSLNRRRIGLCKQHLKDLYLGQISLQSIDFGAWK